From a single Bacillus sp. NEB1478 genomic region:
- a CDS encoding ATP-binding protein produces MFKGLHARLSIVFILAASSILVIAGLIIMIEVHHHFMMFQKDVPEFKGIRTLTIHFERALLGSILWTSIGAIILVCIISFFVARNLSKPLVEMRKAAEKMASGELGVRVKTIGNDELNELGYSLNQLASKLQLQETSRKTMTSDIAHELRTPLATIKSHLEAFEDGIFKPTDERIHSLKEEIDRLILLVQDLEHLTAMESPQFVLDRKRVNLSEIMSKSMDTISSSYIQKGVKLEREYRSFIEINLDAKRITQVFINLFSNALKYTPAGGKVVVSAAEEKDSLLISVKDTGTGFPKEDVKQVFERFYRSEKSRNRDFGGSGIGLAIVKKIIEAHEGHIWIESELGMGTIVYIRLMK; encoded by the coding sequence ATGTTTAAAGGGCTGCATGCAAGACTTTCTATTGTATTTATTTTGGCAGCGTCATCTATTCTTGTAATCGCAGGGCTCATTATCATGATTGAGGTTCATCATCACTTTATGATGTTCCAAAAAGATGTGCCTGAATTCAAAGGTATCCGTACGTTAACTATTCACTTTGAAAGGGCATTGCTCGGTTCAATACTTTGGACATCAATTGGTGCAATTATTTTAGTTTGTATTATCAGCTTCTTTGTTGCCAGAAATTTATCCAAACCGCTTGTCGAGATGAGAAAAGCTGCTGAAAAAATGGCAAGCGGAGAGCTAGGCGTAAGAGTAAAAACGATAGGGAATGATGAGTTAAACGAACTTGGTTATTCTCTAAATCAGTTAGCTTCAAAACTTCAATTACAAGAAACCTCTAGAAAAACGATGACATCCGACATTGCCCATGAACTTAGAACACCTCTTGCGACAATTAAAAGTCACTTAGAAGCCTTTGAGGATGGTATATTTAAGCCAACCGATGAGAGGATTCACTCGCTTAAAGAAGAAATTGACCGTCTTATTCTTTTGGTACAAGACCTAGAACATCTAACAGCAATGGAATCACCTCAATTCGTACTTGATCGAAAACGAGTAAATTTGAGTGAAATCATGAGTAAAAGTATGGATACGATATCTAGTTCATACATACAAAAAGGTGTAAAACTTGAAAGAGAATATCGTTCTTTTATTGAAATAAATCTTGATGCAAAACGTATCACTCAGGTTTTTATAAATCTTTTCAGTAATGCATTGAAATACACACCAGCTGGTGGAAAAGTAGTTGTTTCAGCGGCAGAAGAAAAAGATTCTCTCTTAATAAGTGTTAAAGATACCGGAACTGGATTTCCTAAAGAAGATGTTAAACAAGTGTTTGAACGATTTTATAGAAGTGAGAAATCAAGAAACAGAGATTTTGGAGGAAGCGGAATAGGTTTGGCCATAGTTAAAAAAATTATTGAAGCTCATGAGGGACATATTTGGATAGAAAGCGAACTTGGGATGGGAACAATAGTATATATTCGTCTTATGAAATAG
- a CDS encoding XRE family transcriptional regulator translates to MEEIHLIIAKNLKAFRESKKLSLEKVAELTGVSKTMIGQIERGESSPTITTIWKIANGLKVSFTSLINNPQEDTKIILRSDIQPLTEDNGKYRVYPNFPFADDRRFEVYSVEIEKGGYLSADSHREGTEEFVTVYEGELTVRVNNNEYTVNSGDSIRFKADRPHTYHNSGKTLTRLSMILYYPS, encoded by the coding sequence ATGGAGGAAATCCATCTTATCATTGCCAAAAATTTAAAAGCCTTTAGAGAAAGCAAAAAATTAAGTCTGGAAAAGGTTGCAGAATTGACAGGCGTGAGCAAAACGATGATCGGACAAATCGAAAGAGGCGAATCCAGCCCCACGATTACGACGATTTGGAAAATAGCAAACGGTTTAAAAGTATCATTTACTTCATTAATTAATAATCCACAAGAAGATACAAAAATTATCTTAAGAAGTGATATTCAACCATTAACTGAAGACAATGGAAAGTATCGGGTCTATCCTAACTTCCCTTTCGCTGATGATCGGCGTTTTGAAGTGTACTCCGTTGAAATTGAAAAAGGCGGGTACTTAAGTGCAGATTCCCATAGAGAGGGAACAGAAGAGTTTGTTACCGTTTATGAAGGAGAACTGACAGTACGCGTGAATAATAATGAATACACCGTAAACAGCGGAGATTCCATCCGATTCAAAGCAGACAGGCCGCATACGTATCATAATTCAGGAAAAACATTAACACGTTTAAGCATGATTTTGTATTATCCATCTTAA
- a CDS encoding FeoB small GTPase domain-containing protein — protein sequence MSNSFTIALAGNPNTGKSTLFNALTGLKQHTGNWAGKTVALAEGIVEHKGKTLRMIDLPGTYSLFSNSSDEEVARNYIVFEKPDVTLVVLDATSLERNLNLALQVLEMTTNVIVCINLIDEADKQGIVINEKALTRRLGVPVIKISARNRTGFAMLLDTIDRIVTGKVVCEPEKITYDEEIEKKIRQIEPLVREYIGDSISSRWVALRLLDGDESLFHQMEKRYSGEGGVSNAK from the coding sequence ATGAGTAATTCTTTTACCATTGCTTTAGCAGGCAACCCGAACACAGGGAAAAGTACACTGTTTAATGCATTAACTGGATTAAAACAACATACAGGTAACTGGGCGGGGAAAACGGTAGCGCTTGCTGAAGGAATTGTGGAACACAAAGGTAAAACATTGCGGATGATTGACCTTCCTGGAACGTATTCACTTTTTTCTAACTCATCTGATGAAGAAGTCGCAAGAAACTATATTGTTTTTGAAAAACCAGATGTCACACTTGTCGTGCTGGATGCAACATCCCTTGAGAGAAATTTGAACTTGGCGCTTCAAGTACTGGAAATGACAACGAACGTGATCGTTTGCATCAATTTGATTGATGAAGCGGATAAGCAAGGAATTGTAATCAATGAAAAAGCCTTAACGAGACGTTTAGGCGTACCCGTAATCAAAATTTCGGCGAGAAACAGAACGGGATTTGCGATGCTTTTAGATACAATTGATCGAATCGTAACTGGAAAAGTTGTTTGTGAGCCAGAGAAAATTACGTATGATGAAGAAATTGAAAAAAAGATCAGACAGATTGAACCACTCGTTCGTGAATATATTGGGGATTCCATTTCATCAAGATGGGTTGCCCTACGGTTATTGGACGGGGATGAGTCATTATTTCATCAGATGGAAAAACGATATTCGGGTGAAGGAGGTGTGAGTAATGCAAAATGA
- a CDS encoding STAS domain-containing protein yields the protein MNSTLTVANYLKENSISLANEIVDEIIKKFGFEVSQEDIDQAKKVYVEFFEFLGESINCTEGSVPEELIAWSRENGEKTAAKHSRISDILIRYPETRMVFADFILDISLKQGLDTEGVVLILKRVHQMLDVSINETVLAFERRSEEILSNTRKELKELSTPIVPIQDGLAVLPLIGSIDAERAEHLMNYVLPKIPALDIDCLIMDFSGIVTIDTEVAAHIFNVYEVLGLLGIKVLVTGIRSELAIRAVSEGINFSSLKTFANVKQAIESIRSYS from the coding sequence GTGAACTCGACATTAACGGTTGCAAATTACCTTAAAGAAAATTCTATATCTCTGGCAAATGAAATCGTTGATGAAATAATAAAAAAGTTTGGCTTTGAAGTTAGCCAGGAAGATATCGATCAAGCAAAAAAAGTATATGTTGAATTCTTTGAGTTTCTTGGTGAATCCATAAATTGTACGGAGGGTTCAGTACCCGAAGAACTCATTGCCTGGAGCCGCGAAAACGGAGAAAAGACAGCGGCTAAACATAGCCGGATTTCAGACATCCTTATTCGATATCCCGAGACACGCATGGTTTTTGCTGACTTTATTTTAGACATCAGCCTCAAGCAAGGATTGGATACGGAAGGTGTAGTCTTAATTCTTAAGCGTGTCCATCAAATGCTGGATGTTAGCATCAATGAAACGGTGCTTGCTTTTGAGCGTCGATCTGAAGAGATTTTATCTAATACAAGAAAAGAACTAAAAGAATTATCAACGCCAATCGTACCGATTCAAGATGGACTAGCAGTACTTCCGTTAATCGGATCCATTGATGCGGAACGAGCAGAACATCTTATGAATTACGTTCTGCCGAAAATTCCAGCTCTGGATATTGATTGCTTAATTATGGATTTTTCAGGTATTGTGACAATAGATACTGAGGTTGCCGCTCACATTTTTAATGTGTACGAAGTCCTTGGATTGTTAGGAATAAAAGTGTTAGTAACCGGTATCCGTTCTGAATTAGCTATAAGAGCCGTTTCAGAAGGAATCAATTTCTCTTCATTAAAGACATTTGCTAATGTAAAACAGGCTATAGAGAGCATTAGATCTTATAGTTAA
- a CDS encoding YdhK family protein produces MKNKNYLFGTIILAISLTLGACANDNDKNESMNHESMDHSNSGEVPKDLKEAKNPKYEIGSKAVINADHMKGMKGAKATISGAYDTTAYVVTYTPTTGGKKVKNHKWVIQEEIKNPGDKTLKAGTEVTLIADHMKGMKGATAEIVSAEKTTVYMVDYKPSAGGKKVTNHKWVTEGELSPE; encoded by the coding sequence ATGAAAAATAAAAACTATTTGTTCGGAACAATAATACTAGCAATCTCACTAACATTAGGTGCATGTGCGAATGATAATGATAAAAACGAAAGTATGAATCATGAAAGTATGGACCACTCAAACTCAGGTGAAGTTCCAAAGGATTTAAAAGAAGCTAAAAATCCAAAGTATGAAATTGGCAGCAAAGCTGTTATTAATGCAGATCATATGAAAGGTATGAAAGGCGCTAAGGCAACTATTTCCGGAGCCTACGATACTACTGCTTATGTTGTAACATACACTCCAACGACCGGCGGAAAAAAAGTAAAGAATCACAAGTGGGTTATTCAAGAAGAAATTAAGAATCCTGGAGATAAAACTTTAAAAGCAGGAACAGAGGTTACACTCATTGCGGATCATATGAAAGGTATGAAAGGAGCTACCGCTGAAATCGTATCTGCTGAAAAAACAACAGTTTACATGGTAGATTATAAGCCTTCAGCAGGAGGCAAAAAAGTAACAAATCATAAATGGGTTACTGAAGGTGAATTATCACCAGAATAA
- a CDS encoding FeoA family protein, with protein sequence MDGAKKVRLLDSKVGSFIRITSMNIDGVMRRRLLDLGFVPGAIVEVIRKSPLGDPMAFRVSQTTIALRKEESMRIEGELINHE encoded by the coding sequence ATGGACGGAGCTAAAAAAGTACGGTTATTAGATAGCAAGGTCGGCAGCTTCATCCGTATTACCTCTATGAATATAGATGGTGTGATGAGGAGGAGATTACTGGACCTAGGTTTTGTACCGGGGGCTATTGTGGAAGTGATTAGAAAAAGCCCATTGGGAGATCCAATGGCTTTTCGAGTAAGCCAGACTACGATCGCATTGCGAAAAGAAGAAAGCATGAGGATTGAAGGGGAGTTGATTAACCATGAGTAA
- a CDS encoding heavy metal translocating P-type ATPase, translating into MEKALSKEESKTIYRVSGFTUAGCAKKFETNVKHLDGVSDASVNFGALKLTVFGKTTIKEIEKAGSFENIKVVPEKEEFEVNDEPFYKKHALILTAAVFLIIGWLTGEMYGESSLSSIIPYALSIVVGGYRLFITGFKNLVRFDFDMRTLMTIAIIGASLIGEWGEGAMVVILFAISEALESYSMDKARQSIRSLMDIAPKEALIRRGHHEHMISVNDIQIGDIMIVKPGQKIAMDGRVVKGISTVNQAAITGESIPVTKEQADEVFAGTLNEEGLLEIEVTKRVDDTTIAKIIHLVEEAQAERAPSQAFVDRFAKHYTPAIILVALLVAVIPPIFDGDWQKWIYQGLAALVVGCPCALVISTPVSIVTAIGNAARNGVLIKGGIHLEELGSIKAIAFDKTGTLTKGIPVVTNLEVDGNETEVFALIAALEKASQHPLASAIVKKAEALGCSYYHLQVENFTSVTGKGIKGSINNEEYYVGSPLWFKERSVQEIDKYGVKVKQLQNEGKTVMLFGNGERVLALIAVADEVRDSSVEVIKQLHAQGIQKTIMLTGDNKGTADAIGKAVGVTEIQAELLPHEKLDKIKTLRNTYDKVAMVGDGVNDAPALAAANVGVAMGGAGTDTALETADIALMADDLGKLPFTVKLSRKALAIIKQNITFSLGIKLLALLLVVPGWLTLWIAIFADMGATLIVTLNSLRLLAVKDKKE; encoded by the coding sequence GTGGAGAAAGCATTAAGTAAAGAAGAATCTAAAACCATATATCGTGTGTCGGGATTCACTTGAGCAGGATGCGCCAAAAAGTTCGAAACGAACGTTAAACACCTGGATGGTGTTTCTGATGCTAGTGTAAATTTTGGAGCGTTAAAACTTACGGTATTCGGCAAGACGACGATTAAAGAAATAGAAAAAGCGGGCTCATTTGAGAATATTAAGGTTGTTCCTGAAAAAGAAGAGTTCGAAGTAAATGATGAGCCTTTTTATAAAAAGCATGCACTGATCCTGACTGCAGCTGTTTTTCTTATCATAGGCTGGCTGACAGGTGAAATGTATGGGGAAAGTTCTTTATCATCTATCATTCCATATGCTTTATCCATTGTTGTTGGAGGTTACCGTCTCTTCATAACTGGATTTAAAAATCTAGTTAGATTCGATTTTGATATGCGGACACTGATGACGATCGCCATTATCGGGGCTTCTCTTATTGGAGAATGGGGAGAAGGCGCAATGGTTGTAATACTTTTTGCAATCTCAGAGGCTTTAGAGTCTTATTCCATGGATAAAGCAAGGCAATCCATTCGGTCCTTGATGGATATTGCACCAAAAGAAGCATTGATTAGACGCGGACATCACGAGCATATGATCAGTGTGAACGACATTCAAATCGGCGATATTATGATCGTGAAGCCTGGACAGAAGATCGCGATGGATGGACGCGTTGTTAAAGGAATCTCGACAGTAAACCAGGCTGCTATTACAGGAGAATCTATTCCTGTTACGAAAGAGCAGGCTGACGAAGTGTTTGCTGGAACATTGAATGAAGAAGGGCTGTTAGAGATTGAAGTCACGAAACGAGTGGATGATACGACAATAGCCAAGATCATTCACCTTGTGGAAGAAGCTCAAGCAGAACGAGCACCTTCACAAGCATTCGTAGACCGTTTTGCAAAACATTATACGCCGGCTATTATTTTAGTCGCTCTTTTAGTAGCTGTTATTCCACCGATTTTTGATGGAGATTGGCAAAAGTGGATCTATCAGGGATTGGCCGCTTTAGTTGTTGGCTGTCCATGTGCACTTGTGATTTCTACACCAGTGTCAATAGTAACGGCAATCGGTAATGCAGCACGGAATGGTGTATTGATTAAAGGTGGTATTCATTTAGAAGAGCTAGGATCAATTAAAGCAATCGCTTTTGATAAAACGGGCACACTCACTAAAGGAATTCCTGTAGTAACAAACCTTGAAGTGGATGGAAACGAAACAGAAGTTTTCGCTTTAATAGCAGCTTTAGAAAAAGCTTCTCAGCACCCTTTAGCCTCAGCTATTGTTAAAAAAGCTGAAGCATTAGGATGTTCATACTACCATTTGCAGGTTGAAAATTTCACTTCAGTAACAGGCAAAGGGATTAAAGGCAGCATTAACAATGAAGAGTATTATGTTGGCAGTCCTTTATGGTTTAAAGAGAGATCAGTACAAGAAATAGATAAGTATGGGGTAAAAGTAAAGCAATTGCAGAATGAAGGCAAAACAGTAATGCTTTTCGGGAATGGAGAGCGCGTATTAGCACTTATCGCAGTTGCTGATGAAGTACGGGATTCGAGCGTTGAAGTTATTAAACAACTTCATGCTCAAGGAATACAAAAAACAATCATGCTCACCGGTGATAATAAAGGTACAGCTGATGCCATCGGGAAAGCTGTTGGTGTTACGGAAATCCAAGCTGAACTCTTGCCACATGAAAAGCTGGATAAAATTAAAACACTTCGCAATACGTATGACAAAGTGGCTATGGTTGGCGACGGAGTGAATGATGCTCCAGCACTGGCTGCCGCAAACGTCGGAGTAGCAATGGGTGGAGCGGGTACTGATACCGCACTTGAAACAGCTGATATTGCCCTGATGGCGGACGATTTAGGAAAGCTTCCTTTTACAGTGAAGCTTTCAAGAAAAGCACTGGCGATTATTAAACAGAACATTACGTTCTCATTAGGCATCAAGCTGCTGGCACTGCTTTTAGTCGTTCCTGGCTGGCTTACATTGTGGATTGCGATATTCGCTGACATGGGTGCAACATTGATCGTGACGCTAAACAGCTTAAGGCTTTTAGCGGTTAAGGATAAAAAAGAATAA
- a CDS encoding neutral zinc metallopeptidase → MKWRGRQGSSNVEDRRGMGGKGLAVGGVGGLIIVLIVTLLGGNPGDLINNMGGGTENAVPYEETAKEKDDAQFVSVVLADTEKVWSDIFREKGMTYKEPTLVLYSGSVQSACGTAGSSVGPFYCPGDQKLYIDLSFYQELKDKFGAPGDFAMAYVIAHEVGHHVQTLLGTTDKVQSKRSTLSKSEYNKISVRTELQADYYAGVWANHEEEMDLLEKGDIEEALNAASGVGDDTLQKKSQGYAVPESFTHGTSAQRKRWFDKGFNTGTIEGGDTFKAKEL, encoded by the coding sequence ATGAAGTGGAGAGGCAGGCAAGGGAGTTCGAACGTAGAAGACCGGAGAGGAATGGGGGGGAAAGGCCTTGCTGTAGGAGGAGTCGGGGGACTTATAATCGTTTTGATCGTCACACTGCTTGGAGGCAATCCTGGAGATTTGATTAACAATATGGGTGGCGGTACAGAAAACGCAGTTCCATATGAAGAGACGGCTAAAGAAAAGGATGATGCACAATTTGTCTCTGTTGTTCTAGCGGATACAGAGAAGGTTTGGTCTGATATTTTTCGTGAAAAGGGCATGACTTATAAGGAACCGACCCTTGTGTTGTATTCAGGAAGTGTTCAATCAGCTTGTGGAACTGCCGGTTCATCAGTAGGTCCGTTTTATTGTCCAGGTGACCAAAAGCTATACATCGATCTGAGTTTCTATCAAGAACTAAAAGACAAATTTGGTGCACCAGGTGATTTTGCAATGGCTTATGTAATCGCCCATGAAGTAGGGCACCATGTTCAGACACTATTAGGTACGACGGATAAAGTTCAATCAAAGCGTTCGACTCTTAGCAAGTCGGAGTATAACAAAATTTCAGTTCGTACTGAGTTACAAGCCGATTATTACGCTGGTGTCTGGGCGAACCATGAGGAAGAAATGGACCTGCTCGAAAAGGGTGATATTGAGGAAGCATTGAATGCTGCCAGTGGAGTAGGAGATGACACTCTCCAAAAAAAATCACAGGGATATGCAGTGCCGGAAAGCTTCACACATGGAACATCTGCACAGAGAAAACGGTGGTTCGATAAAGGGTTTAATACCGGAACAATTGAAGGTGGAGATACCTTTAAAGCAAAGGAGCTTTAA
- a CDS encoding response regulator transcription factor yields MKTILIIDDEPKLLEVVSSYIRNEGFSAIEASNGKEALQYIQNETIDLVVLDLMLPDVSGEEICQRIRQESAIPILMLTAKVAEEDRIKGLSLGADDYLVKPFSPRELVLRVKTILRRSSDGELLAEQITYNNGELKIAANKQEVFAGGELINLTPNEYKILLTFARHPNRIFSRDDLIEKILGFDYEGGTRTIDQHVKNLRHKLEIDPKHPKYIVTVFGIGYKFTGGSYV; encoded by the coding sequence GTGAAAACCATTTTAATCATTGATGATGAACCGAAACTTTTGGAAGTAGTCTCCTCTTATATTAGAAATGAAGGATTTTCAGCAATAGAAGCATCAAATGGAAAAGAAGCATTGCAATATATTCAAAATGAAACGATTGATCTTGTCGTACTCGATCTCATGTTGCCTGATGTGAGCGGCGAAGAAATCTGTCAAAGAATCAGACAAGAATCTGCTATACCGATTCTAATGCTAACAGCAAAGGTAGCGGAAGAAGATCGGATTAAAGGATTATCTCTAGGTGCTGATGACTATTTGGTTAAACCATTCAGTCCCCGTGAACTTGTTTTGCGTGTAAAAACGATTTTGCGCCGTTCAAGTGATGGTGAATTGTTAGCTGAACAAATAACATACAACAATGGTGAACTAAAAATTGCTGCAAACAAACAAGAGGTTTTTGCAGGTGGGGAATTGATCAATTTAACCCCTAATGAATACAAGATTTTGCTTACCTTTGCAAGACATCCTAACCGAATTTTTTCAAGGGACGATCTGATCGAGAAAATATTAGGCTTTGATTATGAAGGCGGTACTAGAACGATTGATCAGCACGTCAAAAATCTTCGGCATAAACTTGAAATAGACCCAAAGCATCCAAAGTATATTGTTACCGTCTTTGGTATAGGGTATAAGTTTACAGGTGGGTCTTATGTTTAA
- a CDS encoding DMT family transporter, which produces MTPKQANWILASVSMGWGLSYIFMKLCVDTIPALTIVALRFGIAFIAMMFIFRKKVFRVDVKTLKYSSIVGMLLWGIFLSLMYGIKQTTASTAGFLTSTTVILVPILQIFITRKLPSKTIIMGVLIVTIGLALLTIGEDFTFAFGSLFCLVTALLYAVHIIVTNQFARKVDTLQLGIYQLGFAAFFATAGTFLFETPVLPKGAIHWIAILGLALICSAYGFVMQPIVQKYTTPESAGFLFSLEPIFSAIFAFFILHENMGMKGYIGAIIILIGVYIANSTFRKPQVVLVEKTVLVTGKQ; this is translated from the coding sequence ATGACACCAAAACAAGCGAACTGGATTCTAGCATCTGTTTCTATGGGGTGGGGATTGTCTTATATTTTTATGAAACTTTGTGTAGATACGATCCCAGCCTTAACCATTGTGGCATTGCGATTTGGAATTGCTTTTATTGCCATGATGTTCATTTTCCGTAAAAAAGTTTTTCGTGTAGATGTTAAGACATTAAAATACAGTTCAATTGTTGGAATGCTTCTATGGGGGATCTTCCTTAGCCTTATGTATGGTATTAAACAAACGACTGCTTCAACGGCAGGCTTTTTGACGAGCACAACCGTCATCTTGGTTCCGATTTTACAGATATTCATCACCAGAAAATTACCTAGCAAAACAATAATTATGGGAGTTTTGATTGTTACGATTGGCTTAGCACTTCTAACGATTGGGGAGGACTTTACTTTTGCATTCGGGTCTCTTTTTTGTTTGGTTACTGCATTGTTATATGCTGTGCATATTATAGTAACGAATCAATTTGCACGAAAAGTGGATACTTTGCAGCTAGGGATCTATCAGCTCGGATTTGCTGCCTTTTTTGCAACTGCTGGAACGTTTCTCTTTGAAACTCCCGTATTGCCTAAGGGAGCCATTCATTGGATTGCCATACTTGGACTCGCCCTCATCTGTTCTGCTTATGGATTCGTGATGCAGCCAATCGTTCAAAAGTACACAACGCCTGAAAGCGCTGGTTTTCTCTTTTCACTCGAACCGATTTTTTCTGCCATATTTGCATTTTTCATCCTCCATGAAAATATGGGGATGAAGGGTTATATCGGTGCAATAATTATTTTAATAGGTGTATATATAGCTAATTCTACATTTAGAAAACCACAAGTTGTTTTAGTTGAAAAGACTGTCCTGGTTACTGGAAAACAATGA
- a CDS encoding metalloregulator ArsR/SmtB family transcription factor, with amino-acid sequence MKKHDICEVTCFDEEKVNRLKGNIDKKNTLKVADLFKALSDDTRLKIAYALTLEKELCVCDVANIVGSTTATASHHLRHLRNMGLTKYRKEGKLVFYSLDDEHVVQLVELAVTHQEEVEHRGESIK; translated from the coding sequence ATGAAGAAACATGATATATGTGAAGTGACATGTTTTGATGAAGAAAAAGTGAATCGATTAAAAGGAAATATTGATAAAAAGAACACACTAAAGGTAGCGGATCTGTTTAAGGCACTATCTGATGACACGAGATTGAAAATTGCCTATGCCCTTACCCTTGAAAAAGAATTGTGTGTTTGCGATGTGGCTAATATAGTGGGCAGTACTACAGCCACAGCTTCCCATCACTTAAGACATTTAAGAAATATGGGACTGACAAAATACCGCAAAGAAGGTAAGCTCGTTTTCTATTCTCTAGATGATGAACATGTTGTGCAACTGGTTGAGCTGGCTGTTACACACCAAGAGGAGGTGGAACACCGTGGAGAAAGCATTAAGTAA
- a CDS encoding DUF4023 domain-containing protein, whose translation MENTSDFVEKLHENQEKDEKNKKHQGKGNPGAKLPNKQHGTNK comes from the coding sequence GTGGAGAATACAAGTGATTTTGTAGAAAAATTGCATGAAAACCAGGAAAAGGACGAAAAAAATAAAAAGCATCAAGGTAAAGGCAATCCTGGGGCAAAGCTTCCAAATAAACAGCACGGTACGAATAAGTAA
- a CDS encoding LysE family transporter — MPVISFLLYVFITSFTPGPNNIMSMLFANKYGLKRTIRFCLGVGAGFFVIILLSSYFNLLLKNFIPKIEFFMTILGAIYMLYLAVKIMTSKNSANSEDGSKYNSFLAGMLLQFVNPKGILYGITVVGTFILPYHQSNYSFVFFALFLAFIGFTSTFCWSLFGSVFQKFLSKYRNQFNIIMALLLVYSAVSILVE; from the coding sequence ATGCCAGTCATTTCGTTTTTGTTATATGTTTTTATTACTAGCTTCACACCGGGACCCAACAATATCATGTCTATGTTATTTGCTAACAAATACGGATTGAAGAGAACGATCCGTTTTTGTTTAGGTGTAGGGGCTGGATTCTTTGTTATCATCTTATTAAGCAGCTATTTCAATCTATTGCTTAAAAATTTCATTCCTAAGATTGAATTCTTTATGACTATACTAGGGGCTATTTATATGCTGTATCTTGCTGTGAAAATAATGACCAGCAAAAATAGTGCAAATAGTGAAGATGGGAGCAAGTATAATAGCTTTTTGGCAGGTATGCTTTTGCAATTTGTGAATCCAAAAGGAATCCTGTACGGCATTACTGTTGTAGGGACTTTTATTCTCCCTTACCACCAATCAAATTACAGTTTCGTATTTTTTGCCTTATTCCTGGCATTCATAGGTTTTACAAGTACTTTTTGCTGGAGTCTGTTTGGCTCTGTTTTTCAAAAGTTTTTATCAAAATATAGAAATCAGTTTAATATTATAATGGCTTTGTTATTAGTTTATAGCGCCGTTTCTATTCTTGTTGAGTAA
- a CDS encoding GNAT family N-acetyltransferase: protein MITKFKYIIRTAKIEDAEAVLDIHRSVIAEGEYFIKVSEEFNRTLEQQKEWIQKIIDNEKDTLIVAEINGEVAGWIVFLSQDRKRVSHTGSFGLMISQNYRGMGLGKMLVTALLDWAEKNPFIEKVSLGVYSTNHRAISLYKSLGFIEEGRKIKEFKMDENEYVDDILMYKLV from the coding sequence ATGATAACTAAGTTTAAATACATAATTCGTACTGCGAAAATAGAAGATGCGGAAGCCGTGTTAGATATACACCGTTCAGTAATTGCAGAAGGTGAGTACTTTATTAAAGTTTCTGAGGAGTTTAATAGAACGCTTGAGCAGCAAAAGGAATGGATACAAAAGATCATTGATAATGAAAAAGATACACTCATTGTTGCTGAAATTAATGGTGAAGTAGCCGGGTGGATCGTATTTCTTTCTCAAGATAGAAAAAGGGTGTCTCATACTGGTTCTTTTGGTTTGATGATCAGTCAAAACTACAGAGGTATGGGGCTTGGGAAAATGCTTGTAACAGCTTTATTGGACTGGGCTGAAAAAAATCCATTTATTGAAAAGGTAAGTTTAGGCGTGTATTCAACAAACCACAGGGCAATATCACTATACAAAAGTCTAGGGTTTATTGAAGAAGGCCGTAAAATAAAAGAATTTAAAATGGATGAAAATGAATATGTTGACGACATTCTTATGTACAAGCTGGTTTAG